One genomic segment of Natrononativus amylolyticus includes these proteins:
- the mobA gene encoding molybdenum cofactor guanylyltransferase: MTGPDSTRAEAGAEATGRANADLSGVVLAGGYSTRFGEDDKAVADLAGEPMIRRVVDRLAPVSAGVVVNCREDQLEAIRTALADAPVDVSYAVDPVPDQGPTGGIKTGLEAATTEYAAVVACDMPFVEPRLFDLLFERARDEEADAAVVQLEDRWYQTTQAVYRTEPMARACAAALEREDSRILTALEDLEWVVVDERALAEAEISLETFEGVDTRDSLEEAAARLGE, from the coding sequence GTGACAGGACCCGATTCAACCCGGGCCGAGGCGGGAGCGGAGGCGACCGGACGAGCGAACGCCGACCTCTCGGGAGTCGTCCTCGCCGGCGGCTACTCGACTCGATTCGGTGAGGACGACAAGGCCGTCGCCGACCTCGCGGGGGAACCGATGATCCGCCGGGTGGTCGACCGGCTGGCGCCGGTCAGCGCGGGGGTCGTCGTCAACTGCCGCGAGGACCAGCTCGAGGCCATTCGAACTGCCCTGGCCGACGCGCCCGTCGACGTCTCCTACGCCGTCGACCCGGTTCCCGATCAGGGGCCGACCGGAGGGATCAAAACGGGCCTCGAGGCCGCCACCACCGAGTACGCGGCCGTCGTCGCCTGCGACATGCCGTTCGTCGAGCCGCGGCTGTTCGACCTCCTGTTCGAGCGGGCGCGAGACGAGGAGGCGGACGCCGCGGTGGTCCAGCTCGAGGACCGCTGGTACCAGACCACCCAGGCGGTCTACCGAACCGAGCCGATGGCCCGCGCCTGCGCGGCCGCCCTCGAGCGCGAGGACAGCCGCATCCTGACGGCGCTCGAGGACCTCGAGTGGGTCGTCGTCGACGAGCGGGCGCTCGCCGAGGCGGAGATCTCCCTCGAGACGTTCGAGGGTGTGGATACCCGTGATTCGCTCGAAGAGGCGGCGGCGCGGCTGGGTGAGTAA
- the ilvD gene encoding dihydroxy-acid dehydratase, producing MSEQGESQFHHDKDERLQSRDVTEGAEKAPHRAMFRAMGFSDEDFGAPMIGVANPAADITPCNVHLDDVAESALEGVDSAGGMPIEFGTITISDAISMGTEGMKASLISRELIADSVELVAFGERLDGLVTVAGCDKNLPGMMMAAIRTDLPSVFLYGGSIMPGEHEGRDVTIVQVFEGVGSYATGEMSAEELDDLERHACPGAGSCGGMFTANTMASISEALGLAPLGSASPPAEDEERYEVARRAGELALEVVEEGRRPSDILTRESFENAIAVQTATGGSTNGVLHLLALAREAGVGLEIEDFDEISKRTPKIADLQPGGASVMNDLHEIGGVPVVIRRLLAADLLHGDAMTVTGRTIEDELETLDLPADEDISADFLYTVDDPKEEEGAIKILEGNLAPDGAVLKATGGDQFHHEGPARIFEDEEDAMRYVQEGHIESGDVIVIRNEGPRGGPGMREMLGVTAAVVGAGHEDDVALITDGRFSGGTRGPMIGHVAPEAAVGGPIGLLEEGDTVTVDIPERRLEVDLEEEELATRREAWERPEPAYAGGVLAKYGRDFDSASNGAVTNPGVKRE from the coding sequence ATGAGCGAGCAGGGCGAGAGCCAGTTCCACCACGACAAGGACGAACGCTTGCAGAGCCGCGACGTGACCGAGGGCGCCGAAAAGGCCCCTCACCGGGCGATGTTCCGGGCGATGGGGTTTTCCGACGAGGACTTCGGCGCGCCGATGATCGGAGTGGCGAACCCCGCCGCGGACATCACGCCGTGTAACGTCCACTTAGACGACGTCGCGGAGTCTGCACTCGAGGGCGTCGACTCGGCGGGCGGGATGCCCATCGAGTTCGGCACGATCACCATCTCGGACGCCATTTCGATGGGAACGGAGGGGATGAAGGCCTCCCTGATTTCGCGGGAACTGATCGCCGACAGCGTCGAACTCGTCGCCTTCGGCGAGCGCCTCGACGGGCTCGTGACGGTGGCGGGCTGTGACAAGAACCTGCCGGGGATGATGATGGCCGCGATCCGCACCGACCTGCCGTCGGTCTTTCTCTACGGCGGCTCGATCATGCCCGGCGAGCACGAGGGCCGGGACGTCACTATCGTCCAGGTGTTCGAGGGCGTCGGCTCCTACGCGACCGGCGAGATGAGCGCCGAGGAACTGGACGACCTGGAACGTCACGCCTGCCCCGGCGCGGGCTCCTGTGGGGGAATGTTCACCGCGAACACGATGGCCTCGATCTCCGAGGCCCTGGGACTGGCCCCCCTGGGAAGCGCCTCCCCGCCCGCCGAGGACGAGGAGCGCTACGAGGTCGCCCGGCGGGCGGGCGAACTCGCCCTCGAGGTCGTCGAGGAGGGCCGCCGCCCGTCGGACATCCTCACGCGCGAGTCCTTCGAGAACGCCATCGCCGTCCAGACTGCAACCGGGGGGTCGACCAACGGCGTCCTCCACCTGCTCGCGCTCGCCCGCGAGGCCGGCGTCGGCCTCGAGATCGAGGACTTCGACGAGATCTCGAAACGAACGCCCAAGATCGCGGACCTCCAGCCCGGCGGCGCCAGCGTGATGAACGACCTCCACGAGATCGGCGGCGTCCCCGTGGTGATCCGGCGGCTGCTCGCGGCCGATCTCCTCCACGGCGATGCGATGACGGTGACCGGACGAACGATCGAAGACGAACTCGAGACGCTCGATCTCCCCGCTGACGAGGACATCTCGGCCGACTTCCTCTACACCGTCGACGACCCCAAAGAGGAGGAGGGCGCGATCAAGATCCTCGAGGGGAACCTCGCGCCCGACGGCGCCGTCCTGAAAGCGACCGGCGGAGACCAGTTCCACCACGAGGGGCCCGCCCGGATCTTCGAGGACGAGGAGGACGCCATGCGCTACGTCCAGGAGGGCCACATCGAGAGCGGCGACGTCATCGTGATCAGAAACGAGGGCCCGCGCGGCGGACCCGGCATGCGCGAGATGCTCGGCGTCACCGCCGCCGTCGTCGGCGCGGGCCACGAGGACGACGTCGCGCTCATCACCGACGGTCGGTTCTCCGGCGGCACGCGGGGGCCGATGATCGGCCACGTCGCCCCCGAGGCGGCGGTCGGCGGCCCCATCGGCCTGCTCGAGGAGGGCGACACGGTGACGGTTGACATCCCGGAGCGCCGGCTCGAGGTCGACCTCGAGGAGGAGGAGCTGGCGACCCGCCGCGAGGCCTGGGAGCGACCCGAGCCCGCCTACGCGGGCGGCGTGCTCGCGAAGTACGGCCGCGACTTCGACTCGGCGTCCAACGGCGCGGTGACCAATCCCGGCGTGAAACGGGAGTAG
- a CDS encoding SHOCT domain-containing protein — MLPEILEVLAAFALLAVTFVGLFTGTLWLFVVGLVGMVCSVPLWALLVGDRETIEEWWGEERAEELTAEPSGADPLEAVKQRYAAGELSEAEFERELERLLEADDPAAGNGGRDRRESASVGRRDAPELETDER; from the coding sequence ATGCTTCCCGAGATACTCGAAGTCCTCGCTGCGTTCGCGCTTCTCGCGGTTACCTTCGTCGGGCTGTTTACGGGTACCCTGTGGCTGTTCGTCGTCGGCCTCGTCGGGATGGTCTGTTCCGTTCCGCTGTGGGCGCTGCTCGTCGGCGACCGGGAGACGATCGAGGAGTGGTGGGGCGAGGAGCGAGCCGAGGAGTTGACCGCCGAGCCGTCAGGGGCGGACCCGCTCGAGGCCGTCAAACAGCGGTACGCGGCGGGCGAGCTCTCCGAGGCGGAGTTCGAGCGCGAACTCGAGCGGCTGCTCGAGGCCGACGATCCGGCCGCTGGAAACGGCGGGCGCGATCGGCGCGAGAGCGCGAGTGTCGGCCGTCGGGACGCCCCCGAACTCGAGACGGACGAGCGGTGA
- a CDS encoding cell surface protein: MKGDPTRRAFLTGSGAVGVATVAGCLGEATSEQGADDHDDRTDEDGEERGETYEIWALDQGTDTVYVYEPSGDGEFDAVETIDVNALEGVPEDGVVPHMIDFSSDYEYAAIACTAGARTLVFRTEDYELVGNIETGAGSHMAAFSPEDDCIHVDVIGEEKIVRVNADLEAEDFTVRDEIHLPENEVVTEAGIESAAPICHQYAQDGRSLHTLGPSYHDAGLVIVDHDEFTVDAAFSPEEVPTNCGTMPHPTEEKFYLTAGLPSNPEEDEEGVGDFFVFDTEADEVVHTADTGGVDAHGFWYTPDGEELWVLNRETNDGIVLDPETDEVIDEIEAFGPTQSDDPAESDAPDILWSSPDGEYMFATLRGPEPISGDPHAATGVTPGFSVLDVDSREIVTVVEPDPIEGYSAEEIEDEDTPTPDFHGIGVRPVGDYDTDIPTSPPF, from the coding sequence ATGAAGGGAGATCCAACTCGCAGAGCGTTTCTCACCGGAAGCGGCGCGGTCGGTGTCGCAACCGTCGCCGGTTGCCTCGGTGAGGCCACCAGTGAACAGGGGGCCGACGATCACGACGACCGTACCGACGAGGACGGCGAGGAGCGCGGCGAAACGTACGAAATCTGGGCGCTCGATCAGGGAACGGACACGGTCTACGTCTACGAGCCGAGCGGCGACGGCGAGTTCGACGCGGTCGAAACGATCGACGTCAACGCCCTCGAGGGCGTTCCCGAAGACGGCGTCGTCCCGCACATGATCGACTTCTCGTCGGACTACGAGTACGCCGCGATCGCCTGCACGGCCGGGGCGCGAACGCTGGTCTTCCGGACGGAGGACTACGAACTCGTCGGAAACATCGAGACCGGCGCGGGCTCGCACATGGCCGCGTTCTCACCCGAAGACGACTGCATCCACGTCGACGTCATCGGCGAGGAGAAGATCGTCCGGGTGAACGCCGATCTCGAGGCCGAAGACTTCACCGTCAGAGACGAGATCCACCTCCCGGAGAACGAGGTCGTCACGGAGGCTGGCATCGAGTCGGCCGCGCCGATCTGTCACCAGTACGCCCAGGATGGCCGTTCGCTGCACACTCTCGGGCCGAGCTACCACGACGCGGGTCTCGTGATCGTCGACCACGACGAGTTCACCGTCGACGCGGCGTTCTCTCCCGAGGAAGTGCCGACGAACTGCGGGACGATGCCACACCCGACCGAGGAGAAGTTCTACCTCACCGCCGGACTGCCGTCGAACCCCGAGGAGGACGAGGAGGGCGTCGGTGACTTCTTCGTCTTCGACACCGAGGCCGACGAGGTCGTCCACACCGCCGACACCGGTGGCGTCGACGCCCACGGCTTCTGGTACACTCCCGACGGCGAGGAGCTGTGGGTGCTCAACCGAGAGACGAACGACGGCATCGTCCTCGACCCCGAAACCGACGAGGTTATCGACGAGATCGAGGCGTTCGGCCCCACCCAGTCCGACGACCCCGCCGAGAGCGACGCGCCGGATATCCTCTGGTCCTCGCCGGACGGCGAGTACATGTTCGCGACGCTTCGGGGTCCCGAACCGATCTCCGGGGACCCACACGCGGCGACCGGTGTCACCCCCGGCTTCTCGGTGCTCGACGTCGACAGCCGCGAGATCGTCACCGTCGTCGAACCGGACCCGATCGAGGGCTACTCCGCGGAAGAGATCGAAGACGAAGACACGCCCACGCCCGACTTCCACGGCATCGGCGTCCGTCCCGTCGGCGACTACGACACGGACATTCCGACGTCGCCGCCGTTCTGA
- a CDS encoding twin-arginine translocation signal domain-containing protein produces the protein MSRERATNRRDVLKLTGTAALALVAGCGDEPDAEEGTGNGQEADDADEHEVDDEDEDANDDEDTGDDADDESDSLGA, from the coding sequence ATGTCTCGAGAGCGCGCGACGAACCGACGCGACGTATTGAAACTGACCGGAACGGCGGCGCTCGCGCTCGTCGCCGGCTGTGGCGACGAACCCGACGCCGAGGAGGGGACGGGGAACGGACAGGAGGCCGACGACGCGGACGAGCACGAAGTCGACGACGAGGACGAAGACGCTAACGACGACGAAGACACCGGCGACGACGCCGACGACGAAAGCGACTCGCTCGGCGCCTGA
- a CDS encoding glycoside hydrolase family 15 protein, producing the protein MGFQPLASYGLIGNDDRCALIGDGSIDWCCFPHVAAASVFARLLDERGGHFAVQPTDAFDSRQRYLDRTNVLQTVFETDSGRATLTDFMPVTGADDEPAAGQRSLYRKLRCDSGTLTLEADFRPRFDYARAETRLERDRGEDALVARGGDESLSLQIHGPLELRTLDGRAVGTATLEAGDTVWLALQYDRLEPTSAETCDRLLDETVDYWRDWVGTVEEAATAIADDEPWREDVIRSGLVLKLLINEGTGGIYAAPTTSLPEEYGGSRNWDYRYNWMRDAKFTVQALHNLGRAREATDYFEWFREISHDDPGEIQPVYGVHGETGLEEFELEHLSGYRHSSPVRIGNAATEQRQLDVYGAIVQGIYETLRHDEELTDEDWASIRELVDHVCAVWDERDAGIWEFREDQRHYVHSKLLCWVAVDRGIDLAEDADREAPLERWREERDAIKAEILERGYSESLGSFVQHFDADEAMDATCLLIPIYEFLSPEDPRVQSTIDTVCDRLLTDNGLVYRVRDSDVADDEPTGFVLCSFWLVDALVLCGRVEEAREIFTNLLEHTTPLGLLAERVDPATGELFGNFPQAFSHIGLINSAIYLGLAADRDLEHDPLGEGSSAIDPLFRKDDA; encoded by the coding sequence ATGGGATTTCAACCACTCGCTTCCTACGGCCTCATCGGTAACGACGACAGGTGTGCACTGATCGGCGACGGCTCCATCGACTGGTGTTGCTTCCCGCACGTTGCCGCCGCGAGTGTGTTCGCTCGCCTCCTCGACGAACGGGGCGGACACTTCGCCGTCCAGCCGACGGACGCCTTCGACAGCCGCCAGCGGTACCTCGACCGGACGAACGTGCTCCAGACGGTGTTCGAGACCGACTCCGGACGGGCGACGCTCACCGACTTCATGCCCGTGACGGGAGCCGACGACGAACCGGCCGCCGGTCAGCGGTCGCTGTACCGCAAGCTCCGGTGTGATTCGGGGACGCTCACGCTCGAAGCCGACTTCCGTCCGCGATTCGATTACGCACGCGCCGAAACCCGGCTCGAGCGCGACCGCGGGGAGGACGCGCTCGTCGCCCGCGGCGGCGACGAATCGCTCTCCCTGCAGATCCACGGTCCGCTCGAGCTTCGAACCCTGGACGGCCGCGCGGTCGGCACAGCTACCCTCGAGGCCGGCGACACGGTCTGGCTGGCGCTGCAGTACGACCGCCTCGAGCCGACGTCGGCGGAGACCTGCGACCGCCTGCTCGATGAGACGGTCGACTACTGGCGCGACTGGGTCGGGACCGTCGAGGAGGCGGCGACGGCGATCGCGGACGACGAACCCTGGCGCGAGGACGTGATCCGATCGGGGCTCGTCCTCAAACTGCTGATCAACGAGGGGACGGGGGGTATCTACGCCGCGCCGACGACGTCGCTCCCCGAGGAGTACGGCGGTTCGCGCAACTGGGACTACCGGTACAACTGGATGCGAGACGCGAAGTTCACCGTACAGGCGCTTCACAACCTCGGGCGCGCACGCGAGGCGACGGACTACTTCGAGTGGTTTCGGGAGATCAGTCACGACGACCCCGGCGAGATCCAGCCGGTGTACGGCGTTCACGGCGAGACGGGCCTCGAGGAGTTCGAACTCGAGCACCTCTCCGGCTACCGTCACTCCTCGCCGGTCCGGATCGGCAACGCCGCGACGGAACAGCGCCAGCTCGACGTCTACGGCGCGATCGTTCAGGGGATCTACGAGACCCTGCGCCACGACGAGGAGCTCACCGACGAGGACTGGGCGTCGATCCGCGAACTAGTCGATCACGTCTGTGCGGTGTGGGACGAACGCGACGCGGGCATCTGGGAGTTCCGGGAGGACCAACGCCACTACGTCCACTCGAAGCTGCTGTGCTGGGTCGCCGTCGACCGGGGCATCGACCTCGCCGAGGATGCCGACCGCGAGGCGCCCCTCGAGCGCTGGCGCGAGGAACGCGACGCGATCAAAGCGGAGATCCTGGAACGCGGCTACAGCGAGTCGCTGGGCAGCTTCGTCCAGCACTTCGACGCCGACGAGGCGATGGATGCGACCTGCCTGCTGATCCCGATCTACGAGTTCCTGTCGCCGGAGGACCCGCGGGTACAGTCGACGATCGACACCGTCTGCGACCGACTGCTCACCGACAACGGCCTCGTGTACCGGGTCAGAGACAGCGACGTCGCGGACGACGAGCCCACGGGATTCGTCCTGTGTTCGTTCTGGCTGGTCGACGCCCTCGTCCTCTGCGGGCGCGTCGAGGAGGCTCGAGAGATATTCACGAACCTCCTCGAGCACACGACCCCGCTCGGGTTGCTCGCCGAGCGCGTCGATCCGGCGACCGGGGAGCTGTTCGGCAACTTCCCGCAGGCGTTCAGCCACATCGGCCTGATCAACAGCGCGATCTACCTCGGGCTCGCCGCCGACCGCGACCTCGAGCACGACCCGCTTGGCGAGGGCTCGAGCGCGATCGACCCGCTGTTTCGAAAGGACGACGCGTAG
- a CDS encoding TIGR03885 family FMN-dependent LLM class oxidoreductase — protein sequence MTEIGYHASHEQFPPSELLERVKQADEYGFSTVLASDHFHPWSERQGESGFVWSWLGSAMEATSMRYGTVNAPGYRYHPAIVAQAAATLREQYPERFWFAVGSGQLLNEGIAGTDWPVKDERNARLAECAEVMGRLWDGETVTHHGRVTVEEATLFTRPETAPPLYGAALSSETARWLGTQEWVDGLITIATPDHDALEERVDAFREGAPERPIALKVQLSYDTDEDDALEGAYDQWRTNCVPGPTTQELRTSEQFDEQAETITREEVEENVRVSADLEEHLEWLRRDLDLDVDTVVLHNVNREQAQFVDHFGEDVVPELA from the coding sequence ATGACGGAGATCGGATACCACGCCTCCCACGAGCAGTTCCCGCCGAGCGAACTGCTCGAGCGGGTGAAACAGGCCGACGAGTACGGGTTCTCGACGGTGCTCGCCTCCGATCACTTCCACCCCTGGAGCGAGCGACAGGGGGAGTCGGGGTTCGTCTGGTCCTGGCTCGGCTCCGCGATGGAGGCGACGTCGATGCGCTACGGAACGGTCAACGCCCCGGGCTATCGCTACCACCCCGCCATCGTCGCCCAGGCCGCGGCGACCCTCCGCGAGCAGTACCCCGAGCGGTTCTGGTTCGCCGTCGGCAGCGGCCAGCTCCTGAACGAGGGGATCGCCGGTACGGACTGGCCGGTCAAGGACGAGCGAAACGCCCGGCTTGCGGAGTGCGCCGAGGTCATGGGGCGGCTCTGGGACGGCGAGACGGTCACCCACCACGGACGCGTCACCGTCGAGGAGGCGACGCTGTTCACCCGCCCCGAGACGGCGCCGCCGCTGTACGGCGCGGCGCTCTCGAGCGAAACCGCCCGCTGGCTCGGCACCCAGGAGTGGGTCGACGGACTGATCACCATCGCGACGCCGGATCACGACGCCCTCGAGGAGCGCGTCGACGCCTTCCGCGAGGGCGCACCCGAGCGGCCGATCGCGCTCAAGGTACAGCTCTCCTACGACACCGACGAGGACGACGCCCTGGAAGGCGCCTACGACCAGTGGCGCACCAACTGCGTTCCCGGCCCGACGACCCAGGAGCTGCGGACGTCCGAACAGTTCGACGAGCAGGCCGAGACGATCACACGCGAGGAGGTCGAGGAGAACGTCCGCGTCTCCGCGGATCTCGAGGAGCACCTCGAGTGGCTCCGGCGGGACCTGGATCTTGACGTCGACACGGTCGTGCTCCACAACGTCAACCGCGAGCAGGCACAGTTCGTCGATCACTTCGGCGAGGATGTCGTCCCGGAGCTCGCGTAA
- a CDS encoding carboxypeptidase-like regulatory domain-containing protein: MYIRNGVTDERLTWLFNGIHAGLVLFGVLLFGIGITFSLATSGVIDPGMPSIGDDTDDDGADLEDDAGGDDGVDEDDASEEEEDETDEDDGGGGEDADGESDDSEGDAPDDGDEADDATDDGADDSDDGADVSEPDTSLLELTVVDPVGNPIENVSVSGEGEPHEADIPLEFSGETDANGQYTDEIYENEYEIELDHPDYEAETIEHDHDGAHELTVELESDGAPEAALMTLTVVDSDGEPIEGASVSGEGEPLDADVPLEFSGETDDDGQYTDVIYENEYTIEIDHPDYESLTGSYTHDGEQEVVAELEEE, from the coding sequence ATGTATATACGAAACGGAGTTACTGACGAGCGACTGACCTGGCTGTTCAACGGGATTCACGCCGGGCTGGTGCTGTTTGGAGTGTTGCTGTTCGGTATCGGGATCACGTTTTCGCTCGCCACGAGCGGCGTCATCGATCCCGGTATGCCGTCGATCGGCGACGATACGGACGATGACGGCGCGGACCTCGAGGACGACGCTGGCGGTGACGATGGGGTCGACGAGGACGACGCCTCCGAGGAGGAGGAGGACGAAACCGATGAGGACGATGGTGGCGGCGGAGAAGACGCGGACGGCGAAAGCGACGATAGCGAGGGTGATGCCCCCGACGACGGCGACGAGGCGGACGACGCCACCGACGACGGGGCCGACGATAGCGACGACGGGGCCGACGTCTCCGAACCGGACACGTCGCTCCTCGAGTTGACCGTCGTCGACCCGGTCGGGAACCCGATCGAGAACGTCTCGGTCAGCGGCGAGGGCGAGCCACACGAGGCCGACATTCCCCTCGAGTTCAGCGGCGAGACCGACGCGAACGGTCAGTACACCGACGAGATCTACGAGAACGAGTACGAGATCGAACTCGACCACCCCGACTACGAGGCGGAGACGATCGAGCACGATCACGACGGGGCACACGAGCTCACGGTCGAACTCGAGTCCGACGGTGCCCCCGAAGCGGCGCTGATGACGCTCACCGTCGTCGACAGCGACGGCGAGCCGATCGAGGGGGCGTCCGTCAGCGGCGAGGGCGAACCGCTCGACGCGGACGTTCCCCTCGAGTTCAGCGGCGAAACGGACGACGACGGCCAGTACACCGACGTCATCTACGAGAACGAGTACACGATCGAGATCGACCACCCCGACTACGAGTCGCTGACCGGCTCCTACACCCACGACGGCGAACAGGAGGTCGTCGCCGAACTCGAGGAGGAGTAA
- a CDS encoding twin-arginine translocation signal domain-containing protein encodes MSDQETTGDSRRTFMKKGAVAATAVALGSTATTGNVAAQESGRALVFSYDFHPGQDFTVVASLEASTTVNVLQLDDETVPEISQPDNYNGHVIRYDMGGDGAGVTTFLFSQDVSLSSGDTGTLGEDASMFSSQLNLLSSSINGEAADDTDDEEPEDEPEDEPEDEPEDEPEDEPEDEDNGGN; translated from the coding sequence ATGAGCGATCAGGAAACTACAGGCGATTCGAGACGGACGTTTATGAAGAAGGGAGCAGTCGCAGCAACCGCCGTTGCACTCGGCTCTACGGCTACCACCGGCAACGTGGCTGCCCAGGAGTCGGGTCGGGCGCTGGTGTTCTCGTACGACTTCCACCCAGGTCAGGACTTTACGGTCGTTGCGTCACTCGAGGCGAGTACGACGGTCAACGTCCTGCAGCTCGACGACGAGACCGTGCCCGAGATCTCCCAGCCCGACAACTACAACGGCCACGTCATCCGTTACGACATGGGCGGGGACGGTGCCGGCGTTACCACGTTCCTCTTCTCCCAGGACGTCTCGCTGAGCAGCGGTGACACGGGAACGCTCGGTGAAGACGCGTCGATGTTCAGCTCTCAGCTGAATCTCCTCAGTTCGTCGATCAACGGCGAAGCTGCCGACGACACGGACGACGAAGAGCCAGAAGACGAACCGGAAGACGAGCCGGAAGACGAACCGGAAGATGAGCCGGAAGACGAACCGGAAGACGAAGATAACGGAGGTAACTAA
- a CDS encoding succinylglutamate desuccinylase/aspartoacylase family protein: MTLTVGTASVGAGERTEGYLEVTDLPTGGVERLPVVLARGEEDGPTLWITGGVHGNEMTGIAAAQDVLAEGVPEGLCGTVVCVPMCNPAGIRRVERTSYYHGDDPNRYFPTADTESPTRRRVQELIDERLYDEIVDSADALLDLHTAQAGSVPFVIRDRVLYGRRRDEDEARELAARLESLAEATEVPIVTEYPSDEYADRNLHRSTAGAVLNEAGIPALTLELGGHDAVEEAYRAAGVAAAYRAMVHLDMLEAVPERIERDAPPLESPVDFPVRRFVGPQTPRAGVCRHRLAAGESFAAGEELAAVVSPHGDVLETLSTDHDGYVLGRRSPVVYENDPVYSLAVRDEGELLASRE; this comes from the coding sequence ATGACTCTCACTGTTGGAACCGCGAGCGTCGGCGCGGGCGAGCGCACGGAGGGGTACCTCGAGGTGACCGATCTGCCGACCGGCGGAGTCGAGCGGCTGCCCGTCGTCCTCGCACGCGGCGAGGAAGACGGCCCGACGCTGTGGATAACTGGCGGCGTCCACGGCAACGAGATGACGGGGATCGCGGCCGCCCAGGACGTTCTCGCAGAGGGCGTGCCCGAGGGACTGTGCGGCACCGTGGTCTGCGTTCCGATGTGCAACCCCGCCGGAATCCGCCGTGTCGAGCGCACCTCCTACTACCACGGCGACGACCCCAACCGCTACTTTCCGACCGCCGATACGGAGTCGCCGACTCGCCGGCGGGTGCAGGAGCTGATCGACGAACGGCTGTACGACGAGATCGTCGACTCCGCGGACGCGCTGCTCGACCTCCACACGGCGCAGGCGGGATCGGTGCCGTTCGTCATTCGCGATCGGGTGCTCTACGGCCGCCGTCGCGACGAAGACGAGGCCCGAGAGCTGGCCGCACGGCTCGAGTCTCTCGCCGAAGCGACGGAAGTTCCGATCGTCACGGAGTACCCCTCCGACGAGTACGCCGACCGCAACCTCCACCGCTCGACTGCGGGCGCGGTGTTAAACGAGGCCGGTATTCCAGCGCTCACCCTCGAACTCGGCGGTCACGACGCCGTCGAGGAGGCGTATCGGGCGGCCGGCGTCGCCGCGGCGTACCGCGCGATGGTCCACCTGGATATGCTCGAGGCCGTCCCCGAACGGATCGAACGCGATGCGCCGCCGCTCGAGTCGCCCGTCGACTTCCCGGTTCGGCGCTTCGTTGGCCCGCAGACGCCGCGGGCGGGGGTCTGTCGACACCGCCTGGCGGCCGGCGAGTCGTTCGCTGCCGGCGAGGAACTCGCCGCGGTAGTATCGCCGCACGGAGACGTCCTCGAGACGCTGTCGACCGACCACGACGGGTACGTTCTCGGACGCCGCTCGCCGGTCGTCTACGAGAACGATCCGGTCTACAGTCTGGCGGTTCGTGACGAGGGTGAACTGCTCGCATCCCGGGAGTGA
- a CDS encoding Zn-ribbon domain-containing OB-fold protein translates to MTASGDETGDLLRYDEWAAALEDGDLRGQRCPDCGHETAAPKAACGRCGARDLETVSLPTEGTVYTETTVAVAPEGFDGGYRVAVVDLGEARVLARLADDCEAGIGDPVEFSGTVSGPNGEPAPLFD, encoded by the coding sequence ATGACCGCTTCTGGTGACGAAACCGGCGATCTGCTCCGCTACGACGAGTGGGCGGCCGCTCTCGAGGACGGCGACCTTCGCGGCCAGCGCTGTCCCGACTGCGGCCACGAGACGGCTGCACCGAAGGCCGCCTGCGGACGCTGTGGCGCGCGCGACCTCGAGACGGTTTCGCTTCCGACCGAGGGGACGGTGTACACCGAAACGACGGTCGCGGTCGCGCCCGAGGGGTTCGACGGCGGGTATCGGGTGGCGGTAGTCGACCTCGGCGAGGCGCGCGTGCTGGCGCGGCTCGCGGACGACTGCGAGGCCGGGATCGGGGACCCCGTCGAGTTTTCGGGCACGGTCTCGGGTCCGAACGGTGAACCGGCGCCGCTGTTCGACTGA